In a genomic window of Quercus lobata isolate SW786 chromosome 4, ValleyOak3.0 Primary Assembly, whole genome shotgun sequence:
- the LOC115983236 gene encoding 60S ribosomal protein L31-like: MCSTFKKKAPKAIKEIRKFAQKAMGVTDVRVDVKLNKHVWSRGIRSVPRRVRVRIARKRNDEEDAKEEFFSLVTVAEIPPEGLKGLGTKVIEEED; the protein is encoded by the coding sequence ATGTGCAGCACTTTCAAGAAGAAGGCTCCAAAGGCCATAAAGGAAATCAGGAAGTTTGCCCAAAAGGCCATGGGAGTGACTGACGTCAGGGTGGATGTTAAGCTTAACAAGCATGTCTGGAGCCGTGGGATTAGGAGTGTGCCAAGGAGAGTTCGTGTCCGCATTGCCCGTAAGAGAAATGACGAAGAAGACGCAAAGGAGGAATTCTTCTCACTAGTCACTGTTGCAGAGATCCCTCCAGAGGGCTTAAAGGGACTGGGCACCAAGGTCATTGAGGAAGAAGATTAA